In the Kribbella sp. NBC_00482 genome, one interval contains:
- a CDS encoding Lrp/AsnC family transcriptional regulator, which yields MVTAIVFIKADVARIPEVAEQVATIDGVSEVYSVTGGLDLIALVRVARHDDLATVIPEHVNRVPGVLSTETHIAFRAYSSHDLEAAFSLGEENGV from the coding sequence ATGGTCACCGCGATCGTGTTCATCAAGGCCGACGTCGCACGGATCCCTGAGGTCGCCGAGCAGGTGGCGACGATCGACGGCGTCAGCGAGGTGTACTCCGTGACCGGCGGGCTCGACCTGATCGCCCTCGTCCGGGTCGCGCGGCACGACGACCTGGCCACCGTCATCCCCGAGCACGTCAACCGGGTGCCCGGCGTACTGAGCACCGAGACGCACATCGCGTTCCGCGCCTACTCGAGCCACGACCTGGAAGCGGCCTTCAGCCTGGGCGAGGAGAACGGGGTCTAG
- a CDS encoding DEDD exonuclease domain-containing protein yields MTSPGHAQAQDSAEHPLLPIRGVQHSFDDLGTPLRDITFCVVDLETTGNPPGEGGITEIGAVKVRAGEVIGEFQTLVNPSETIPPFIAVLTGITNGMVATSPRIESVLPAFLEFAQGCVMVAHNAPFDMGFLKHESLVHGYDWPDFAVVDTALLARRVITPDEAPNCKLGTLAKLFRTTTTPNHRALSDARATVDVLHGLFERVGSLGVQTVEDLQTFSSRVAPAVRAKRHLAESLPHAPGVYLFTDDRGEVLYVGKSKDLRTRVRSYFTASETRNRIGEMVGIATAVRGIECGTPLEAEVRELRLIAEHKPRYNRRSKFPERQHWLKVTIEPFPRLSLVKQVRDDDAGYLGPFSSRKTAERAMAALHEAFPIRQCTARMSKHPQLSPCVLAEMGRCVAPCDGRISTDSYGEFVDGLRSALTVDPTPVVDALDRRIDVLSADERFEDAAVHRDRLSAFVRSSARMQRMASLTGCAEICAARRTDDGGWELHVIRRGRLAAAGFSPRGTDPRPHLEMLRASAETVLPGIGPVAAASPEEIELILRWLELPGIRLVEMDGTWTCPVGGAGRHLTRLDNSHSDRHQHPTERRRSLRPLGPARVS; encoded by the coding sequence ATGACCAGCCCAGGGCATGCGCAGGCCCAGGATTCCGCCGAGCATCCGTTGCTGCCGATCCGCGGTGTGCAGCACAGCTTCGACGACCTGGGTACGCCGCTGCGGGACATCACGTTCTGCGTCGTCGATCTGGAGACCACGGGCAATCCGCCGGGCGAGGGCGGCATCACCGAGATCGGCGCGGTCAAGGTGCGCGCGGGTGAGGTGATCGGCGAGTTCCAGACGCTGGTGAACCCGTCGGAGACGATCCCGCCGTTCATCGCCGTACTGACCGGCATCACGAACGGGATGGTTGCCACGTCCCCCCGGATCGAGTCGGTGCTGCCCGCGTTCCTGGAGTTCGCGCAGGGCTGCGTGATGGTCGCGCACAACGCGCCGTTCGACATGGGCTTCCTGAAACACGAGAGTCTCGTGCACGGGTACGACTGGCCCGACTTCGCGGTCGTCGACACCGCGCTGCTGGCGCGCCGCGTGATCACCCCGGACGAGGCGCCGAACTGCAAACTCGGCACGCTGGCCAAGCTGTTCCGTACGACGACCACGCCGAACCACCGCGCACTGTCTGACGCCCGCGCGACGGTCGACGTGCTGCACGGGCTGTTCGAGCGGGTCGGGTCGTTGGGCGTGCAAACGGTGGAGGACCTGCAGACGTTCTCGTCCCGGGTCGCGCCGGCCGTCCGGGCCAAGCGCCACCTGGCCGAGTCGTTGCCGCACGCACCGGGTGTGTACCTGTTCACCGACGACCGCGGCGAGGTGCTGTACGTCGGGAAGTCCAAGGACCTGCGCACCCGCGTCCGCTCGTACTTCACCGCCTCCGAGACCAGGAACCGGATCGGCGAGATGGTCGGCATCGCGACCGCCGTCCGCGGGATCGAGTGCGGGACGCCGCTGGAGGCCGAAGTACGCGAGCTGCGGCTGATCGCGGAGCACAAACCGCGGTACAACCGGCGGTCCAAGTTCCCGGAGCGGCAGCACTGGCTGAAGGTCACGATCGAACCGTTTCCGCGGTTGTCGCTGGTCAAACAGGTGCGTGACGACGACGCCGGGTACCTCGGGCCGTTCAGCTCGCGGAAGACGGCCGAGCGGGCGATGGCCGCGCTGCACGAGGCGTTCCCGATCCGGCAGTGCACCGCGCGGATGTCCAAGCACCCGCAGTTGTCGCCGTGCGTGCTGGCCGAGATGGGCCGGTGCGTGGCGCCCTGCGACGGGCGGATCTCGACGGATTCGTACGGCGAGTTCGTCGACGGTCTGCGGTCCGCGCTGACCGTGGACCCGACGCCGGTCGTCGACGCGCTCGACCGGCGGATCGACGTACTGTCCGCGGACGAGCGGTTCGAGGACGCCGCGGTCCATCGGGACCGGTTGAGCGCGTTCGTGCGGAGCTCGGCGCGGATGCAGCGGATGGCGTCGCTGACCGGGTGCGCCGAGATCTGTGCCGCCAGGCGGACCGACGACGGCGGCTGGGAGCTGCACGTGATCCGCCGCGGCCGGCTCGCGGCGGCCGGGTTCAGCCCGCGCGGGACGGACCCGCGACCGCATCTGGAGATGCTGCGCGCTTCGGCCGAGACGGTGCTGCCCGGGATCGGGCCGGTCGCGGCAGCGTCGCCGGAGGAGATCGAGCTGATCCTGCGCTGGCTCGAGCTCCCCGGTATCCGCCTGGTCGAGATGGACGGCACCTGGACCTGCCCGGTCGGCGGTGCCGGGCGGCACCTCACGCGCCTCGACAACTCGCACTCCGACCGCCACCAGCACCCCACCGAACGCCGCCGCAGCCTCCGCCCGCTAGGTCCTGCGCGAGTCAGTTAG
- a CDS encoding NYN domain-containing protein, with the protein MTEAGTAASSAATTLPEPVRQRVLTLAAHALGQLPASDIPAPLRRFASFAPAKRAKLSASVLGPILETDDHFRRLAAFEVRRDHPELGDAVADGIAVPAADPVEVAALAYLLRPDDWEQHIAAAAQVPVENPRADEEAVNRLADQLDHARTETRQVRERLREQVNELKAENVTLRRKLNEARQRITGLQTEVEQRTKEAETADERVDAARADVERELRKLRTRITELEAVEHAARRTAGQERELASTRTRLLLDTLLEAASGLRRELALPPGGELRPADTVAGSEPEAAPVGRTAPEDDPALFDELLALPQVHLIIDGYNVTKTAWPNSPLHSQRQRLVTALGALVAQRRIEVTVVFDGAELSGPVQLNPPRGVRVRFSPAGVIADEVIRQLVRAEPPGRPVVVVSTDREVADSIIKLGARSLSASSLTARIART; encoded by the coding sequence GTGACTGAGGCCGGCACCGCCGCGAGCTCCGCCGCTACGACTTTGCCTGAACCGGTCCGGCAACGCGTCCTGACCCTCGCCGCGCACGCACTCGGCCAGTTGCCCGCGTCCGACATCCCGGCGCCGCTGCGCCGGTTCGCCAGCTTCGCGCCGGCGAAACGGGCGAAGCTGTCCGCCTCAGTGCTCGGGCCGATCCTGGAGACCGACGACCATTTCCGTCGGCTCGCCGCCTTCGAGGTACGGCGGGATCACCCGGAACTCGGCGATGCGGTGGCCGACGGCATCGCCGTACCGGCCGCGGATCCGGTGGAGGTCGCCGCGCTCGCGTACCTGCTGCGCCCGGACGACTGGGAGCAGCACATCGCCGCGGCCGCCCAGGTCCCGGTGGAGAATCCGCGCGCCGACGAGGAAGCCGTCAACCGGCTCGCCGACCAGCTCGACCACGCGCGCACCGAGACCCGGCAGGTCCGCGAACGGCTTCGTGAACAGGTCAACGAGCTCAAGGCCGAGAACGTCACGCTCCGGCGCAAGCTCAACGAGGCGCGGCAGCGGATCACCGGTCTGCAGACCGAGGTCGAGCAACGCACCAAGGAAGCCGAGACCGCCGACGAACGCGTCGACGCGGCACGTGCCGACGTCGAGCGTGAGCTGCGCAAGCTCCGCACCAGGATCACCGAACTGGAAGCAGTCGAGCACGCGGCCCGGCGTACGGCGGGACAGGAGCGGGAGCTCGCGTCGACGCGCACCCGGCTGTTGCTCGACACGTTGCTCGAGGCAGCGAGCGGTCTGCGCCGCGAACTCGCCTTGCCACCCGGGGGAGAGCTCCGCCCGGCGGATACCGTGGCCGGTTCCGAGCCCGAGGCCGCCCCAGTCGGACGTACGGCGCCTGAGGACGACCCGGCGTTGTTCGACGAGTTGCTGGCGTTGCCGCAGGTGCATCTGATCATCGACGGCTACAACGTGACGAAGACCGCCTGGCCGAACTCGCCGTTGCACTCGCAGCGTCAGCGACTCGTCACGGCGTTGGGCGCACTGGTCGCGCAACGCCGGATCGAGGTCACTGTGGTGTTCGACGGCGCCGAGCTGTCGGGACCGGTGCAGCTGAACCCGCCGCGTGGTGTGCGGGTGCGGTTCAGTCCCGCCGGGGTGATCGCCGACGAGGTGATCCGGCAACTGGTCCGCGCCGAGCCCCCCGGCCGCCCGGTGGTGGTCGTTTCCACCGACCGCGAGGTTGCCGACAGCATCATCAAGCTCGGCGCCCGCTCACTGTCCGCAAGCAGCCTCACAGCACGCATCGCACGCACCTGA
- a CDS encoding C40 family peptidase, with product MSIGRINRTKGIALAAITSTAVAAGVFLIQGAADADPKPTLEEAKKQVAALQHKAEEAGESANDLRGQITASSARVKALQAGIAKQQAQVDSVKRQIGSLAVAGYQTSGISTTAQLLLSSNPDQFLSQASTAQAFAGQQNSALRRFQVAQGKLTDLQASEQTELSALQAVQAKQDAFKKQLQGNLDQAEKVLDKLSDAERKKIDEENAKEAEEARKQRPTRDGDRTGDDKDLPNVPASGRAKIAINAALSQLGDSYVWGAAGPNSYDCSGLTMYAWGKAGVSLSHSSKAQAGEGRRVSKSELMPGDLVFFFSPISHVGIYLGNGRIVHAPRPGKSVEISPLDENPYNTAVRPG from the coding sequence GTGTCCATCGGACGCATCAACCGCACCAAGGGAATCGCCCTCGCCGCCATCACCAGCACGGCTGTCGCTGCGGGTGTGTTCCTGATCCAGGGAGCGGCTGACGCCGACCCCAAGCCCACCCTGGAGGAGGCGAAGAAGCAGGTCGCCGCTCTGCAGCACAAGGCCGAAGAGGCCGGTGAGTCGGCGAACGACCTGCGTGGCCAGATCACGGCCTCGAGCGCCCGCGTGAAGGCCCTGCAGGCGGGGATCGCCAAGCAGCAGGCCCAGGTGGACTCGGTGAAGCGGCAGATCGGCTCCCTCGCGGTGGCCGGCTACCAGACCTCGGGCATCTCCACGACGGCGCAGCTGCTGCTGTCGAGCAACCCGGACCAGTTCCTCAGCCAGGCGTCCACCGCCCAGGCCTTCGCCGGCCAGCAGAACTCGGCGCTCCGTCGTTTCCAGGTCGCGCAGGGCAAGCTCACCGACCTGCAAGCCAGTGAGCAGACCGAGCTGTCGGCGCTGCAGGCCGTGCAGGCCAAGCAGGACGCGTTCAAGAAGCAGCTGCAGGGCAACCTCGACCAGGCCGAGAAGGTCCTCGACAAGCTCAGCGACGCCGAGCGGAAGAAGATCGACGAAGAGAACGCCAAGGAGGCGGAGGAGGCGCGCAAGCAGCGCCCGACCCGCGACGGCGACCGCACCGGCGACGACAAGGACCTGCCGAACGTCCCGGCCAGCGGCCGCGCGAAGATCGCGATCAACGCCGCCCTGTCGCAGCTCGGTGACTCCTACGTCTGGGGTGCCGCAGGTCCCAACTCGTACGACTGCTCGGGCCTGACCATGTACGCGTGGGGCAAGGCCGGCGTCTCGCTGTCGCACTCGTCGAAGGCGCAGGCCGGCGAGGGCCGCCGGGTCAGCAAGTCCGAGCTCATGCCGGGCGACCTGGTCTTCTTCTTCAGCCCGATCAGCCACGTCGGCATCTACCTCGGCAACGGCCGGATCGTGCACGCTCCCCGTCCGGGCAAGAGCGTCGAGATCAGCCCGCTCGACGAGAACCCGTACAACACCGCGGTCCGTCCGGGCTGA
- a CDS encoding M48 family metallopeptidase — protein sequence MPKKSSSPWAPRAAGGLLALALVFTIAVTTPWHLIDLPKPDAALDFTAAEIARQNAFRHEILRWSTASWIISVVVPLVIGFSPLGRRLYDGLRIRWWFLAVPVTVAAVALITNLLTVPTDVLAQRVSLKYGLAVENWRLWVWDRGVNWAITSLGVGVLAIVLVALAKRWRQGWWLPGAIAAALLVLGVSFAYPVLIEPRFNNFTSMPAGALRNDFLKLAAEDGVPVKDVLVADASKRTTALNAYVSGFGSTRRLVVYDTLLKDTPPAQVRLVVAHELGHAAEDDVLHGTLIGVLGTAFGITLLYLLLGPRLADPRRTAMLVALIVAGTTLASPIQNLVSRKIEARADYHSLRLTNDPQDFVAMQHDLAVRNISGLDPSAWRYWMFASHPTAPERIAMGRAWAAENGGTVPPLAQR from the coding sequence GTGCCTAAGAAATCTTCCAGCCCGTGGGCGCCTCGCGCCGCGGGCGGGCTGCTGGCGCTCGCGCTGGTCTTCACGATCGCCGTCACCACACCGTGGCATCTGATCGACCTGCCGAAGCCGGACGCCGCGCTGGACTTCACGGCCGCGGAGATCGCCCGCCAGAACGCGTTCCGGCACGAGATCCTCCGCTGGTCGACGGCGTCCTGGATCATCTCGGTCGTGGTCCCGCTGGTGATCGGCTTCAGCCCGCTGGGCCGCCGGTTGTACGACGGTCTGCGGATCCGCTGGTGGTTCCTCGCCGTACCGGTCACGGTGGCCGCGGTCGCCCTGATCACCAACCTGCTCACGGTCCCGACCGACGTACTCGCCCAGCGGGTCAGCCTGAAGTACGGGCTGGCCGTGGAGAACTGGCGGTTGTGGGTCTGGGACCGCGGCGTGAACTGGGCGATCACCTCACTCGGGGTCGGGGTGCTCGCGATTGTCCTGGTGGCGTTGGCGAAACGCTGGCGCCAGGGCTGGTGGTTGCCTGGGGCAATCGCCGCGGCGCTGCTCGTGCTGGGCGTGTCGTTCGCGTACCCGGTGCTGATCGAGCCGCGGTTCAACAACTTCACGTCGATGCCGGCCGGTGCCCTGCGCAACGACTTCCTGAAGCTCGCGGCCGAGGACGGCGTACCGGTGAAGGACGTGCTGGTCGCGGACGCCTCGAAGCGGACCACGGCCCTGAACGCGTACGTGTCGGGCTTCGGCTCGACCCGTCGGCTGGTCGTCTACGACACGCTCCTGAAGGACACGCCGCCCGCGCAGGTCCGGCTCGTCGTCGCGCACGAGCTCGGGCACGCGGCCGAGGACGACGTACTGCACGGCACGTTGATCGGCGTCCTCGGTACGGCGTTCGGCATCACGTTGCTGTACCTGTTGCTCGGGCCCCGGCTCGCGGATCCCCGGCGTACGGCGATGCTGGTCGCGCTGATCGTGGCCGGTACGACGCTCGCGAGCCCGATTCAGAACCTGGTGAGCCGCAAGATCGAGGCGCGCGCCGACTACCACTCGCTCCGGCTGACGAACGACCCGCAGGACTTCGTCGCGATGCAGCACGACCTCGCCGTCCGGAACATCTCGGGACTCGACCCGAGCGCCTGGCGGTACTGGATGTTCGCCAGTCACCCGACCGCGCCGGAGCGGATCGCGATGGGCCGCGCGTGGGCCGCCGAGAACGGCGGCACGGTCCCACCGCTGGCCCAACGATGA
- a CDS encoding glycosyltransferase family 4 protein yields the protein MTVLVVTNDFPPRQGGIETFVRSLCDQLPDVVVYTSREVGDAAYDAMLPFPVIRDRTSMLLPTARVTKRAVGLMREYGADRILFGAAAPLGLMGGALRRAGARRIVALTHGHETWWAGVPGARQALRRIGDAADTVTTVSSWCGERIAPALSPAAAQRMRRLTPGVDTRRFAPGCGGDQIRKGLGLDGVPVVACVSRLIRRKGQDTLIRAWSRVQQSVPDARLLLVGGGPDREYLEELAVSAGVADAVVFTGPVPWAEIPPYVDAADVFAMPCRTRRFGLEPEALGIVTLEASATGKPVLVGDSGGAADTVIHGTTGYLVDPYNPAAVAVRIVELLTDPRELGAAGRQWVEAEWTWDRSGATLRELLDI from the coding sequence ATGACCGTCCTGGTCGTCACCAACGACTTCCCGCCGCGCCAGGGCGGGATCGAGACGTTCGTCCGCTCGTTGTGCGACCAACTGCCCGACGTGGTCGTCTACACGTCCCGCGAGGTAGGCGACGCGGCGTACGACGCGATGCTGCCGTTCCCTGTCATCCGGGACCGTACGTCGATGTTGTTGCCCACGGCCCGTGTCACGAAGCGGGCGGTCGGGCTGATGCGCGAGTACGGCGCCGACCGGATCCTGTTCGGGGCGGCGGCTCCGCTCGGGTTGATGGGTGGGGCGCTGCGGCGGGCCGGTGCGCGGCGGATCGTCGCGCTGACACACGGACATGAGACCTGGTGGGCCGGCGTACCCGGGGCTCGGCAGGCGCTGCGGCGGATCGGTGATGCGGCGGACACGGTGACGACCGTGTCGTCGTGGTGTGGCGAGCGGATCGCTCCGGCGCTGTCGCCGGCGGCCGCTCAACGGATGCGGAGACTGACGCCGGGGGTCGACACGCGGCGCTTCGCTCCGGGGTGTGGGGGAGATCAGATCCGCAAGGGGCTCGGGCTGGATGGCGTTCCGGTGGTCGCTTGTGTGTCGCGGCTGATTCGCCGGAAGGGGCAGGACACGCTGATCCGCGCGTGGTCGCGAGTCCAGCAGTCGGTGCCCGATGCGCGGCTGCTGCTGGTGGGCGGTGGGCCGGACCGCGAGTACCTCGAGGAGTTGGCGGTGAGCGCCGGCGTGGCGGACGCGGTGGTGTTCACGGGGCCGGTTCCGTGGGCCGAGATTCCGCCGTACGTCGATGCTGCCGATGTGTTCGCGATGCCGTGCCGGACGCGGCGGTTCGGGCTGGAGCCGGAGGCGCTCGGCATCGTCACGCTGGAGGCGTCGGCCACTGGCAAGCCGGTGCTGGTGGGCGACTCGGGTGGCGCGGCCGACACCGTGATCCACGGGACGACCGGGTACCTGGTCGACCCGTACAACCCGGCAGCCGTCGCGGTGCGCATCGTCGAACTGCTCACCGACCCTCGCGAGTTGGGCGCAGCAGGCCGCCAGTGGGTCGAGGCCGAGTGGACCTGGGATCGGTCCGGCGCCACGCTGAGAGAACTGCTGGACATCTGA